A single window of Entomoplasma ellychniae DNA harbors:
- a CDS encoding ABC transporter ATP-binding protein, which produces MSKHYKYNANLENVLSNYNKERMGFFKLLYTVGKTNKKVASLVIITIVAQALLVSIVPILTNIVIQQALFDNQSRQSAGQDYGQVWYVWIIIMTLVVILLSSIVFFKDWLFSIITSRLEVKFKIAILRKLFEQDISYYSDKKIGEIMTKVLYDTSNVSNEISGLLNSLIQAPMVLILGTVSLFIISPHLATAALVTVYSMVLILVFVVKNYRKNHLQLRNIMSSINGITADKINSIRLIKSSGTREYENKEIEKIYEPYLKQYKPVALKGAALSTILIASDVIVAMVVVIVAVLISRQDSESFAKLVPITAGLTALTRPLWQVSGIIPAISRASASAEKIYGVMKSKPLFLEHEHDGIIINEDIKRIELKNIVFSYPEQPSKTILQNMNITFEKGKSYAFVGETGAGKTTISKLLLRFYEPSSGEILINGHNLNKLNLPVYLQRVGYVEQEPQIIFGNVFENVKYGAFDKTDSQVIRACKKAKLHELISNMPDGYNTILGERGFILSGGQKQRLIIARMFLKDLEILVMDEATSALDNIVEKEIQVSLNELMVNKTTVVIAHRLSTIKHVDEIIVLGANGAGIVQRGTFENLKKIEGHFKKLYEAGMLE; this is translated from the coding sequence ATGAGCAAACATTATAAATACAATGCTAATTTAGAAAATGTTTTATCAAATTACAATAAAGAACGTATGGGATTTTTTAAACTTCTTTACACAGTTGGTAAAACTAATAAAAAAGTTGCAAGCTTAGTTATTATTACAATTGTGGCTCAGGCTCTATTGGTTTCTATAGTACCAATACTAACTAATATAGTAATACAACAAGCTCTTTTCGATAATCAATCAAGACAAAGTGCTGGGCAAGATTATGGTCAGGTTTGATATGTATGAATAATTATTATGACATTAGTTGTTATTCTTTTATCAAGTATAGTTTTTTTTAAAGATTGATTGTTTAGCATCATCACTTCAAGATTAGAAGTAAAGTTTAAAATAGCAATTTTAAGAAAATTATTTGAACAAGATATATCATATTATTCTGATAAAAAAATTGGTGAAATAATGACAAAAGTATTATATGATACATCAAATGTATCAAATGAAATTAGCGGTTTGTTGAATTCTTTAATACAAGCACCCATGGTTTTGATATTAGGAACAGTATCATTATTTATTATTTCACCACATTTAGCAACAGCTGCTTTAGTAACTGTTTATTCAATGGTTTTAATATTAGTGTTTGTTGTTAAAAATTATCGTAAAAACCATTTACAACTTAGAAACATAATGAGTTCAATAAATGGAATAACAGCTGATAAAATTAATTCTATTAGATTAATCAAATCATCTGGAACAAGAGAATATGAAAATAAGGAAATTGAAAAAATTTATGAACCTTATTTAAAACAATATAAACCAGTTGCGCTTAAAGGAGCTGCACTAAGTACTATATTAATAGCATCAGATGTTATTGTAGCAATGGTTGTTGTTATTGTTGCTGTATTAATATCAAGACAAGATTCAGAATCATTTGCTAAACTAGTGCCTATTACAGCTGGATTAACTGCACTAACAAGACCATTGTGACAAGTGTCTGGAATTATTCCAGCTATTTCAAGAGCATCTGCTAGTGCTGAAAAAATATATGGAGTTATGAAATCAAAACCATTATTTTTAGAACATGAACATGATGGAATAATTATTAATGAAGATATTAAAAGAATTGAGTTAAAAAACATCGTGTTTAGTTATCCAGAACAACCTTCAAAAACTATTTTACAAAATATGAATATTACTTTTGAAAAAGGTAAATCGTATGCATTTGTTGGAGAAACTGGGGCTGGTAAAACAACTATTTCTAAGTTATTGTTAAGATTTTATGAACCCTCAAGTGGTGAAATTCTTATTAATGGACATAATCTAAATAAATTAAATTTACCTGTATACTTACAAAGGGTTGGATATGTAGAACAAGAACCTCAAATTATTTTTGGTAATGTTTTTGAAAATGTTAAATATGGTGCTTTTGATAAAACAGATTCACAAGTTATAAGAGCATGTAAAAAAGCAAAATTGCATGAGTTAATATCAAATATGCCAGATGGTTATAATACTATTCTTGGTGAAAGAGGTTTTATTTTATCTGGTGGGCAAAAACAAAGATTAATTATTGCTAGAATGTTTTTAAAAGATCTAGAAATATTAGTTATGGATGAAGCAACTTCAGCTCTGGACAATATTGTTGAAAAAGAAATTCAAGTGTCATTAAATGAATTAATGGTTAATAAAACAACTGTTGTTATAGCACATAGATTATCAACTATAAAACATGTTGATGAAATTATTGTGCTTGGTGCTAATGGAGCTGGTATTGTTCAAAGAGGGACGTTTGAAAATCTTAAAAAAATTGAAGGTCACTTTAAAAAACTTTATGAAGCTGGCATGTTGGAATAA
- the oppB gene encoding oligopeptide ABC transporter permease OppB — translation MQQTQKELQVTELINEVSLTVTDSEKSNSILQRIPYHFNKLKEGLEEFTKHYPLLTYSLKRIFFSIITVYITIAVVYCLLNFLIDDTTLMIDISDKSINQNGGITGEWYLNRLATRKEKLGLDKPLIIQVLVYLRNVTPVIPKQVTIITSEAGSPLTIYEPVTKWFYLGISLSRDVSGQFGKPVSDMFIKAMPLSFLVGGTGTLLSFCVGIPLGIFVARKKDKPVDTVITTITLAVIAIPVLVIIIPFYQFTLVYLGGNTSWDQLSAFGKIFPIIAIMILVTPGVLVETRRLVIDEMTSDYTKFANSKGLSETYVFYVHVFRNSFIRMARNIPTIFLFTIFGSSILIETMWGMKGMSYYMVRAINFTDIFTVLGFVTLSASLGIMTTLVGDLLLAILDPRVSLK, via the coding sequence TTGCAACAAACTCAAAAAGAGTTACAAGTAACAGAATTAATTAATGAAGTCAGTTTAACTGTAACTGATAGTGAAAAGTCAAATAGTATTTTGCAAAGAATCCCTTACCACTTTAATAAGTTAAAAGAAGGTTTGGAAGAATTTACAAAACATTACCCATTATTAACCTATTCATTAAAAAGAATATTTTTTTCAATAATTACTGTTTATATAACTATAGCTGTTGTTTATTGCTTATTGAATTTCCTTATTGATGACACTACTCTTATGATAGATATATCAGATAAATCAATTAATCAAAATGGTGGTATTACTGGTGAGTGATATTTAAATCGCTTAGCAACAAGAAAAGAAAAGTTAGGCTTAGATAAGCCTTTAATTATTCAAGTATTAGTTTACTTACGAAATGTAACTCCGGTTATACCAAAACAAGTTACGATAATAACTTCTGAAGCTGGATCTCCACTCACTATTTATGAACCTGTGACAAAATGATTCTATTTAGGAATTTCATTGAGTAGGGATGTAAGCGGTCAATTTGGTAAGCCTGTTTCTGATATGTTTATTAAAGCAATGCCACTTTCGTTTTTGGTTGGCGGAACTGGAACACTATTGTCCTTTTGTGTAGGGATACCTTTAGGAATATTTGTAGCAAGAAAAAAAGATAAACCAGTTGATACTGTTATAACAACAATTACACTTGCAGTTATTGCAATTCCTGTTTTAGTTATTATTATACCTTTTTATCAATTTACGCTTGTTTATTTAGGTGGTAACACTAGCTGAGATCAACTTTCAGCATTTGGGAAAATTTTTCCAATAATAGCAATTATGATTTTAGTAACTCCTGGTGTATTAGTTGAAACAAGAAGATTAGTTATTGATGAAATGACTTCTGATTATACTAAATTTGCTAATTCAAAAGGTTTAAGCGAAACTTATGTGTTTTATGTGCATGTATTTAGAAATTCTTTTATTAGAATGGCAAGGAATATACCTACAATATTTTTGTTCACAATTTTTGGTTCAAGTATTTTAATTGAAACAATGTGAGGAATGAAAGGCATGAGCTACTACATGGTCAGAGCAATTAACTTTACAGATATATTTACAGTTTTAGGTTTTGTTACTTTATCAGCTTCTTTGGGAATTATGACAACATTGGTAGGAGATTTATTATTAGCAATCCTTGATCCAAGAGTTAGTTTGAAGTAG
- the oppC gene encoding oligopeptide ABC transporter permease OppC: MKDIKKTDIDLNDLDSSLFELVGDDLSQAEQIYTKPYKYWNTVLKKVFKSYTFIVCSIILLVFLVMTCTVALGESAVPKINLSNKNLPPSLEHWFGTGTKGEDLWNKVWIGSRSTMLFTILVFSFQTLIGITIGSIWGFYKKVDMLFLEIVRFLTAIPSLILWLVVIFIFNKGMASIVFAISLTSWIGLASLIRIQILLTRNAEYNIASKVLGSKGPKIIRKNIMPKILPIIIQTCAFVIPEAIAIDSTLAYLGFGFIPQNDNSKASLGSILNETLAGSDWQVTPHLLIVPLAVVGGISLVFYLIGKVLSDSLDPKTHR, encoded by the coding sequence ATGAAAGATATTAAAAAGACAGATATTGATTTAAATGATTTAGATTCAAGTTTATTTGAACTAGTTGGTGATGATTTATCACAAGCTGAACAAATATACACAAAACCATACAAATATTGAAATACAGTTTTAAAAAAAGTATTCAAAAGCTACACCTTTATTGTATGCTCAATTATATTATTAGTTTTTTTGGTGATGACTTGTACTGTAGCTCTTGGAGAATCAGCAGTTCCTAAAATTAATTTATCTAATAAAAATTTACCACCTTCACTAGAACATTGGTTTGGTACTGGTACTAAAGGTGAGGATTTATGAAATAAAGTTTGAATAGGATCTAGAAGTACTATGTTATTTACAATTTTAGTATTTTCATTTCAAACTCTTATAGGAATTACTATTGGTTCTATATGAGGATTTTATAAAAAAGTAGATATGTTATTTTTAGAAATAGTTAGATTTTTAACAGCTATACCTTCGTTAATATTATGACTGGTGGTTATATTTATTTTTAATAAAGGTATGGCAAGCATTGTTTTTGCGATTTCTTTGACAAGTTGAATAGGTTTAGCTTCATTAATTAGAATTCAAATCCTTTTAACAAGAAATGCAGAATATAACATAGCGTCAAAAGTTTTAGGTTCAAAAGGTCCTAAAATTATTAGAAAAAACATAATGCCAAAAATACTACCAATTATTATCCAAACATGTGCCTTTGTTATTCCAGAGGCAATAGCTATTGATTCAACCCTAGCTTATTTAGGTTTTGGTTTTATTCCTCAAAATGATAACTCAAAAGCATCTCTAGGTTCTATTTTAAATGAAACTTTAGCGGGTAGTGATTGACAAGTAACACCGCACCTTTTAATTGTTCCATTAGCAGTAGTTGGTGGAATATCATTAGTATTTTATCTAATAGGTAAAGTACTTTCGGATTCTTTAGATCCAAAAACTCATAGATAA
- a CDS encoding ABC transporter substrate-binding protein: MNKLNNKTKYRGLALLLAAGFIASSASVAVVSCKTGISLEKVLERRRDTKTLTLTYQSPVEGWNTAHTQLAGDGEFLANLYAGALGIDEYGRTYGDVFESGYADSNGNSPYVGNPAPKKSESSEHESSQIVSDEQDVEFNASLWQYKIRSNAKWFDKTGRVLRNIKASDFENTAKYILNSSKGSDLSMLWESFILNATELSELFSAYVALPNENGISETEENKLIDAAWKKALEKVSKVGEVFYKLKNKEGQVVESKEPVKILKPGFGLHINEEEGTVKFELTKPSTYFETVLTYGCFSPIYDAHVDQLANSPIDAFSGAYLPKSIDGDDKTLVKNDNYHFAEKTSISTINWKYLAKPTSSKAREMFEAGEVDSFVVKQTDEAGWNKYVGEDSLNPKFTGVYSTDPVKDFSFGIYYNFANATGDSKAIAASKVLQLKETREFLATSINRSDFVKYYSEKFDTVDQKVSKNVRNIYTSPNFAINPSADLGDGEIGSKDYVEYVKEAVERLTNKKVKSKDLEEGHDPFLNNSISLSNQDQSELIAAINKHIKDNGIETKEGKVELIWALSPDNSVTNPYLVQMFDNFNKIEGNPLKIVAPVSNTHKDWTALQRSGKFDLASSGWGPDYADPYSYLATYKINGDYAAYHGFRRLTDDLGENGDKKLKTSATDSFMEIVNSYDTKVKKIDTNEGDTTDDRYNNFAEEEAKAIYIDFLFTPFYNRNQYKEYKVSYIKPYTYGHAIYGLSTARTFTQQKSSSIATKEEYDYQINQYKLVKEAIDTRPSTGKANNVLFKTPTKSTTV, encoded by the coding sequence ATGAACAAATTAAATAACAAAACAAAATATCGTGGTTTAGCTTTATTGCTTGCAGCTGGTTTCATAGCTTCATCGGCTTCAGTAGCGGTAGTATCATGTAAAACTGGTATTTCATTAGAAAAAGTTCTTGAGAGAAGAAGAGACACTAAAACTTTAACTTTAACTTATCAAAGTCCAGTTGAAGGTTGAAATACAGCTCATACTCAATTGGCTGGAGATGGAGAATTCTTGGCAAATTTATACGCAGGAGCTCTAGGAATTGATGAATATGGAAGAACATATGGCGATGTCTTTGAATCTGGATATGCTGATTCAAATGGTAATAGTCCTTATGTTGGAAATCCTGCACCTAAAAAGTCTGAATCTTCAGAACACGAAAGTTCTCAAATAGTTAGTGATGAACAAGACGTTGAATTTAATGCAAGTTTATGGCAATATAAAATACGTAGTAATGCAAAATGATTTGATAAAACTGGCAGAGTTCTAAGAAATATTAAAGCTTCCGATTTTGAAAATACAGCAAAATATATCTTAAATTCATCAAAAGGTTCAGATCTTTCAATGTTATGAGAGTCATTTATATTAAATGCAACTGAATTAAGTGAGTTATTTTCTGCTTATGTAGCTCTACCAAATGAAAATGGTATATCAGAAACTGAAGAAAATAAACTAATTGATGCTGCTTGAAAAAAAGCCTTAGAAAAAGTTTCAAAAGTTGGTGAAGTATTTTATAAATTAAAAAATAAAGAAGGTCAAGTGGTTGAATCAAAAGAACCAGTCAAAATTTTAAAACCTGGATTTGGACTTCATATTAATGAAGAAGAGGGAACTGTTAAGTTTGAGTTAACAAAACCTTCAACTTACTTTGAAACTGTTTTAACTTATGGGTGTTTTTCACCTATTTATGATGCACATGTTGATCAATTAGCAAATTCTCCTATTGATGCATTCAGTGGAGCTTACTTGCCAAAATCAATTGATGGTGATGACAAAACTCTTGTAAAAAATGATAACTACCATTTTGCAGAAAAAACTTCAATCAGTACTATTAACTGAAAATATCTGGCTAAACCTACATCATCAAAAGCAAGAGAAATGTTTGAAGCCGGAGAAGTTGATAGTTTTGTAGTAAAACAAACTGATGAAGCTGGTTGAAATAAATATGTTGGTGAAGATTCTTTAAATCCAAAATTTACTGGTGTCTACAGTACTGATCCAGTAAAAGATTTTTCATTTGGTATCTACTACAACTTTGCTAATGCAACTGGGGATTCAAAAGCTATTGCAGCGAGTAAAGTTTTACAATTAAAAGAAACTAGAGAATTTTTAGCAACAAGTATTAATAGAAGTGATTTTGTAAAATATTATAGTGAAAAATTTGACACAGTTGATCAAAAAGTATCAAAAAATGTTAGAAATATTTATACATCGCCAAACTTCGCAATCAATCCGAGCGCTGATCTTGGTGATGGAGAAATTGGTTCTAAAGATTACGTTGAATACGTAAAAGAAGCAGTAGAAAGATTAACAAACAAAAAAGTTAAATCAAAAGATCTTGAAGAGGGCCATGATCCATTTTTAAATAATTCAATAAGTCTTTCAAATCAAGACCAAAGTGAATTAATTGCAGCAATTAATAAACACATAAAAGACAATGGTATTGAAACAAAAGAGGGTAAAGTTGAATTGATATGAGCATTATCTCCAGATAATTCTGTTACTAACCCATATTTGGTTCAAATGTTTGATAACTTTAACAAAATTGAAGGCAATCCTTTAAAAATTGTTGCTCCGGTTTCCAACACTCACAAAGACTGGACTGCACTTCAAAGGTCAGGTAAGTTTGACTTGGCGTCAAGTGGGTGAGGACCAGATTATGCTGACCCATATTCATATTTAGCTACTTATAAAATTAATGGAGATTATGCTGCTTACCATGGGTTTAGAAGATTAACTGATGATCTTGGTGAAAACGGTGATAAAAAACTTAAAACATCAGCTACAGATTCATTTATGGAAATAGTTAATTCTTATGATACAAAGGTAAAAAAAATTGACACTAATGAAGGTGACACAACAGATGACAGATACAATAATTTTGCTGAGGAAGAAGCTAAAGCTATTTATATTGACTTTTTATTTACACCATTCTACAATAGAAATCAGTATAAAGAATATAAAGTTTCGTATATTAAACCTTATACATATGGGCATGCTATATATGGTTTATCTACAGCCAGAACATTTACTCAACAAAAATCATCTTCAATTGCAACAAAAGAAGAATATGATTACCAGATAAATCAATATAAGTTGGTTAAAGAAGCAATAGACACTAGACCTTCAACAGGTAAAGCAAATAATGTTTTGTTTAAAACACCTACAAAATCAACCACTGTTTAA
- the oppD gene encoding oligopeptide ABC transporter ATP-binding protein OppD, translating into MSNLNKKILSIRNLEVKFRVRSRVLTAIRNVSFDLYDGEVLALVGESGSGKSVITKTFTGMLDSNGWINDGSIIYTPNQGAMNDEKSYFKSPVDIVNIEKKLILSDVIKFVKKTTNAEISKIKKEILNLEKFKNNKLLIENEISEIDSQIVKLELFISQKAEKAKEFKKRNDAFKLTQAENKINVLNIKKEILLSVDLQNKKISDLKNKLILLEGDIKKVAGLTLKEQAIIKEIISNIESFIQTKQAITLENIEKFNSYFEERNHLVKFEKELKVIYEEIIKNKKVDEEHFANIMFDWNEILNTKTKSSANKLIREIRGKTIATVFQDPMTSLNPLLTVGFQITEVLIKQLKMSREQAKKEALKLLKQVGIPNPSSRYKDVPGQYSGGMRQRVVIAIALACRPKILICDEPTTALDVTIQAQILKLIKDLQKEYHFSVIFITHDLGVVANISDRVAVMYAGQIIEIGTTEEIFNNAKHPYTWALLLSLPQLGTKGEDLYSIGGTPPSLFNEIKGDAFAPRNKYALAIDYLHEPPMFKVSETHYAKTWLLHAKADKNIGPKKTKSSVLSKAATPKKTVIAKKGGTK; encoded by the coding sequence ATGTCAAACTTAAATAAAAAAATATTATCAATTAGAAATTTAGAAGTTAAATTTCGAGTTAGAAGTCGAGTATTGACTGCAATTAGAAATGTTTCTTTTGATTTATATGATGGTGAAGTATTAGCTCTAGTTGGCGAATCAGGTTCAGGTAAGTCGGTTATTACTAAAACTTTCACCGGAATGTTAGATTCAAATGGTTGAATAAATGATGGATCAATTATATATACACCAAATCAAGGTGCTATGAATGATGAAAAATCATATTTTAAAAGTCCTGTTGATATAGTTAATATTGAAAAAAAATTAATTTTGAGTGATGTTATAAAATTTGTTAAAAAAACTACTAATGCTGAAATTAGTAAAATAAAAAAAGAAATTTTAAATTTAGAAAAATTTAAGAATAATAAACTTTTAATTGAAAATGAAATATCAGAAATTGATTCTCAAATAGTAAAATTAGAATTATTTATATCTCAAAAAGCTGAAAAAGCTAAAGAATTCAAAAAAAGAAATGACGCTTTTAAATTAACTCAAGCAGAAAATAAAATAAATGTACTTAATATTAAAAAAGAAATTTTATTAAGTGTTGACTTGCAAAACAAAAAAATTAGTGATTTAAAAAATAAACTGATTTTATTAGAAGGCGATATAAAAAAAGTTGCTGGTTTAACTTTAAAAGAACAAGCAATAATTAAAGAAATAATTTCAAACATAGAAAGTTTTATTCAAACTAAACAAGCAATTACTCTTGAAAATATAGAAAAATTTAATTCTTACTTTGAAGAAAGAAATCATTTAGTTAAATTTGAAAAAGAATTAAAAGTAATTTATGAAGAAATTATCAAAAATAAAAAAGTTGATGAAGAACATTTCGCTAATATCATGTTTGATTGAAATGAAATATTGAATACTAAAACTAAGTCAAGTGCAAACAAATTAATTAGAGAAATAAGAGGAAAAACTATAGCTACAGTTTTTCAAGATCCAATGACTTCTTTAAACCCATTATTGACTGTAGGATTTCAAATTACAGAAGTTTTGATTAAGCAATTAAAAATGTCTCGTGAACAGGCAAAAAAAGAAGCACTTAAGTTATTAAAGCAAGTTGGTATTCCAAATCCTTCATCTCGTTATAAAGATGTTCCTGGTCAATATTCAGGTGGTATGAGACAAAGGGTTGTTATTGCAATTGCTTTAGCTTGTAGACCAAAAATTTTAATTTGTGATGAACCAACAACAGCACTTGATGTAACTATTCAAGCTCAAATTTTAAAATTGATTAAAGATTTACAAAAAGAATATCATTTTTCTGTAATATTTATTACTCATGATTTAGGAGTTGTTGCAAACATTTCTGACAGAGTTGCTGTCATGTATGCTGGTCAAATAATTGAAATAGGTACAACCGAAGAGATTTTTAATAATGCAAAACATCCTTATACATGAGCTCTGTTATTATCACTACCTCAATTAGGAACTAAAGGAGAAGACCTATATTCAATTGGTGGAACACCTCCGAGTTTATTTAATGAAATTAAAGGTGACGCTTTTGCTCCAAGAAATAAATATGCATTAGCTATTGATTATTTACATGAACCTCCAATGTTTAAGGTTTCTGAAACACATTATGCTAAAACATGGTTATTACATGCTAAAGCTGATAAAAATATTGGTCCTAAAAAAACAAAAAGTTCTGTACTTTCAAAAGCAGCAACACCTAAAAAAACTGTTATTGCTAAAAAAGGAGGTACAAAATAA
- a CDS encoding ATP-binding cassette domain-containing protein encodes MLKNNKDVLLNVRDLTIEFRNKGKKFQAVKGANFDIYKQEIFGLVGESGSGKTTIGRAIAGVQTLADGSIYLDNQLVAGNPTSLFKLNKEMYNKIKLIESKYAVNSHYFDKIILNLKNSYEKYKDEDEAFRSARWRNVFSSSYINLVHRLTKDNLKYVNDIIKDFRRINQFVSGINEYIPQISKQLEQSVLAKNEDTLDIIIRLKDKMSLDFFDLEEIRKKIKFARKNRDATIFMDLMEFIFSKLKLIKENDDRIFRRIKIATTLEEQNLDLSSPSNKRAKLIEKYENQLKNKDLLTERQTSTIVELIEYLHLPSIDELVSESYLFSKPTKEQKRANRKNIQMIFQDPGSSLNERMSVEEVISEGLENFTDLYKSEEARLDYVRYFNELNLDNQITIDQIEKDDDVKKHIILNLVRSVGLLPEHLSRYPHEFSGGQKQRIGIARSLALKPKIIIADEPISALDVSIRAQVLNLFQLFKKEYNLTYLFVTHDLSVVKFIADRIAVIYHGDVVELAQAEELFKNPLHPYTRSLLSAIPQPDPSYNFDESLIVYDPKEEHPDYIFDTPEFVEVSENHFVLANKRELKEIKKIIKK; translated from the coding sequence ATGTTAAAAAATAATAAAGATGTTTTATTGAACGTTAGAGATTTAACTATTGAGTTCCGAAATAAAGGAAAAAAGTTTCAAGCTGTTAAAGGTGCTAACTTTGACATATATAAACAGGAAATATTTGGTTTAGTTGGCGAGTCAGGATCTGGAAAAACAACTATTGGTAGAGCTATTGCTGGTGTTCAAACATTAGCTGATGGGTCAATTTATTTAGATAATCAATTGGTTGCTGGTAATCCAACTTCTTTATTTAAACTAAACAAAGAAATGTACAATAAAATTAAATTAATTGAATCTAAGTATGCGGTTAATTCGCACTACTTTGACAAAATTATTTTAAATTTGAAAAATTCATATGAAAAGTATAAAGATGAAGACGAAGCTTTTAGAAGTGCTAGATGAAGAAATGTATTTTCTTCATCATATATCAATTTAGTTCATAGATTAACAAAAGATAATTTAAAGTATGTAAACGATATCATTAAGGATTTTAGAAGAATTAATCAGTTTGTTTCTGGTATTAATGAATACATACCTCAAATATCAAAACAGCTAGAACAATCTGTTTTAGCTAAAAATGAAGATACATTGGATATCATTATTAGATTAAAAGATAAAATGAGTTTGGATTTCTTTGACTTAGAAGAAATTAGAAAAAAAATTAAGTTTGCCAGAAAAAACAGAGATGCAACTATTTTTATGGATTTAATGGAGTTTATTTTTAGTAAGCTAAAGTTAATAAAAGAAAATGATGATCGAATTTTTAGAAGAATCAAAATTGCTACAACTTTAGAAGAACAAAATTTAGATCTTTCGTCTCCTTCTAACAAAAGAGCTAAATTAATTGAAAAGTATGAAAATCAATTAAAAAATAAAGATTTATTGACGGAAAGACAAACAAGTACAATTGTTGAACTAATTGAATATCTACATTTACCATCAATTGACGAACTTGTAAGTGAATCTTATTTATTTTCAAAACCAACAAAAGAACAAAAAAGAGCAAATAGAAAAAATATTCAAATGATTTTTCAAGATCCAGGTTCTTCTTTAAATGAAAGAATGTCTGTTGAAGAAGTTATTTCTGAAGGTTTAGAAAACTTTACTGATTTATATAAATCAGAAGAAGCTCGTTTAGACTATGTAAGATACTTTAATGAACTTAATCTAGATAACCAAATAACAATTGATCAAATTGAAAAAGATGATGATGTTAAAAAGCATATCATTTTAAATTTAGTTAGATCAGTTGGGCTTTTACCAGAGCACTTGTCGCGTTACCCTCATGAATTTTCAGGAGGGCAAAAACAACGTATTGGTATTGCTAGAAGTTTGGCTTTAAAACCAAAAATTATTATTGCTGATGAACCAATTTCAGCACTTGATGTTTCAATTAGAGCTCAAGTGTTAAATTTATTTCAATTATTTAAAAAAGAATATAATCTTACATACTTATTTGTTACTCATGATTTATCAGTTGTAAAATTTATAGCTGATAGAATTGCAGTTATTTATCATGGTGATGTAGTTGAATTAGCGCAAGCTGAAGAGTTATTTAAAAATCCTCTTCACCCATATACAAGATCATTGTTATCAGCAATTCCTCAACCAGATCCAAGTTACAACTTTGATGAAAGTTTAATTGTGTACGATCCAAAAGAAGAACATCCTGACTATATTTTTGATACACCTGAGTTTGTTGAAGTTAGTGAAAATCATTTTGTTTTAGCTAACAAACGTGAATTAAAAGAAATCAAAAAAATAATCAAAAAATAG